GAAGCATATGGGTATTGTGAATGGGATCGTAGCTTTTGGAAGTTCAATATACACAATTGTCCTGTCCATTGTTCTTCCGATCGTGCTGGAATCCCTTGGCATCAAGTACACGTTTCTTATCCTCGGAGGTTTGTACTGCTTGCCGCTGCTGGGCACTCTGACTTGGAAACCACTTTTTCACAGAGAGACGAGCATCCCAgaactggctttgtccaaagaAAGCATTGTAGAACATGTGGATGACTGCTGCTCTTGGACAAAAGAGTTCCTTAATTTGAAGATCTTCAAAAATCGTGCATATCTGATTTGGTTTTTGGGACTTTCCGTTGCACTATTCGGATACTTTGTGCCATTTGTACATTTAGTAAGTACACGTTTTGGTCATAGTTTGCAAGAATAGCAATTTAAGTATGTCTGCTCTAGATCATAAATGCAGATTAATTTCTTTATCAATGTGTAGatataggccaatccgaaaacatgagttatctttccttgatccggagCGTAGTGCCcttgcgtaacagtagtttaagacttccgggtagtatattcgagaagcgtcattatcaacagtgcagaagaccgcaaagatattgctgtataattttacagtaatcatgccaacaaatatgttaacgttaataaaaaatcccaatgcataagtttacttcatacacgtgaaaataaccaactttgcatgtaaaaataatagacaattaatgttgtaagtagaggaggaccccccccccccctccccgatagaatgttctatcgttaaaatgatgtaatttcctacggCGGGCCTGTCATGAGacgcagttagattattctaactaccctTCCCCCTCCCACTTTccaggatttcacgtgttttatgactgaaattagtatatattatatattgcatacatttcatcaggatctttagcccgtgtttcaatagtcagatttataataaaatatcaaaagttacttgttcaatatcaatgtagtacattcagcgataaCAGTTCTGCCACGATGaacgtctaggtatgtcggactgacacctctggattttgaaaatgtccatctctttgattggcgagtaaaatttaTCCCAGCCTGTACTTTTAAGTGAGAGtccactgacagatttccagctgactactcacaaattttatacagtttcaaatacaagtatagccataaagaaattcatcgtcacaaaccaactttaaactgacatttacacatacaattgttttgaaaataaaataacttataattAAACGCCCTGAATGTATAGTCGGCAAGagtgtgtacctgtaaatacagccatctggggtaaaatatttggagttttactccaattattttgtaaatttgtggcgaaaggggggatctaaatctgtcattgcaatttctgttatgacacgatacgtgcctatatataatcacttacatttcaagggggctaaaacgaataaaagagggaagatacagagacgtcaatAGCATTCTATTGGGGGTTAAACTTACCTTCCCCCAGAAagtacatttgagaatatacccccccccccccttggatcacacaggtctatgaaaaataatttatatcaatcgagcaatattgaataaaattagttaattttttttatttaactacctatttttctgcattttaaacatatcagttgatattttaaaacaatttcagcctcatgctgcagtgtacaaaTGATTTGCACACAGAATGAACACGTCCAGGCactttggagaaagttacccaaacattgcgatctggtttatttttgaaagaatcgattggtagtggtggaataattttagcgctgataaaacaatgagagcgttgatttcctaatttaattgatttttttttttggagaggggggggggggggggcaggttatgcaagatctttgcacgtgtcgatcctcgtaaaaacccgagctttgagttgatgagataccatcatctcttgagaatcagaagttctgttctgatttcatacaaaataattatgtcagtcgttattggagacatatgtaaacaaatgaatgtctgcgtgatttccaattcagtttttaaccccaaccccccaacccccgaAAAATCACAgccgactcgatcaagaaattcgtttttgtttccattaacattttcttactctctcgtacaaatgatttcaactgtttacGATTTTGAACAACACCCATACTAATATAACTCTTATAATATATGCGCAGCCTGagtgtgttactacccggaagttgtcatattcacactaaatgtaagaatacaaagagagataactcacgttttcggaaaggcctatagTTCACCAGACTTGACAtgcatataaataaaacaaaaaaatgtagCACGTCTTACTTCAAAACGGTCAAGTACTATCCATTAAAAGTGTTTAATGATAGTTTATATCAGAATTTCTTATCTGGTTCgttaaaaattattaattacTACTTTCCAGTTTTATTGTGACCTGTAGTAACATATAGTACTTTGTATGAATATTGGTTTTCGCGTAGTGTCACGTGTGGCCTGTAGTAACATAGTACTTTGTATGAATATTTCGTGGTTTTCACGTAGTGTCACGAGTTAGTCAGGGGATGATGATAATTGTTGTATGCTGATTGAGCTCCGATGACTTGATTCCGTCAGGTCCTCACAAGAATAGCAAAATAGATTCAACTTTACGTTCAGTTACACTTGATTGGGGGCTCCAACAACCGTTAATGGTAAAGTACCATTAGCATTTACCGGGTATTATCAATTTTTACAATTCTCTGTTTATGAATTTCCTTCCTTGATATAGCATATGAACTTGTATTTCTTAACAAGAAAATAAACAACGTGAACAATACCAAAATAGATTTAAAGATATGACATGTATTTGTAACAAAAAATGGGATAGacgaaaaatatatatacttacatatAGTTCAAATCTTCATGTTCTGGTTCACAATAAGGGACTACAATATTACAAAACCCTGggaagttgagttgtcagtttgccgttaatgtctactttcaataaataaGTATGGAGCAGGCGTGgtacgactctgtggtgtctttaaaatctattttctaCAAATTTGTgcggtaaatgattaatttcatttcatatttttataaaaagaaaatgtatgtaactttctaagaaatttgtatgaaaatataatttctttttaaaatattgccataaaacatgctcttcccataaactttcatgttaaattctaggtgaaataaatcaagcagtaaacaaaatttagaaaatttctatgttggattatttttatttgatgaacccttcaaaatgataccatgattacaaaaatcccaccatccatttcattgatttgaaatatggTTGTTATACATTGAGTACCTTAAATATAGGTTGATTGCGTTTATTCAGTTTGTTTAACAAATGATAAAAGGTTTCCGATATTGTCAGACAAGCATAGGTGAGTGTTATGGTCTGTGGGCCTTCAGAAGATTCGGTCATGATGAGTAGGAAACAATGTGGCCTGTTATGCACTCCTTGTTAAATGTGTATGTACTTTGGGGGTCAAAGCTTATCATAATTTGTGTATAATTGACTGATAGTCATTCGGTATATCTAGAGACACTCAACACTGAGGGGAGTGCTATCGTGACGACTTTGATAACATGTGATTTCTACCGCTGACATATAGTAGATGTGACCCGCGAGCTGAATAGAACGTGACTGTCTGGTCGTATTAGAGTGATCCGATGTTCTGATTTAGAGACACGTCAGTTTTTGTAAGACcgttagaaagaaaaaaatatatgagtAGGCTCCATTATATTTTGAGATCCGTGGTATCTATTCATATTATGCTCTAAAGTTGTGAACAAGTAGTCAGAAATCGGCAACTTATGTTTGTCCATTAATGTGATCCACAACGATATCAAGCATTCTCTCATCGTACATAGAACTGCTTGTTCTGTAACGTTTATCATTATTAGAAAGAGTATGTAATGAAGACCCTGAAGTGTGGATGGAACGATaggaaacgattcttgcacgtaACCTGAACAGTTTGCATGAAATTCTGCATAGTTTGCGCAGAACGTTGAACAATTGCACGGAAAAATTAAAGGTTTGCGCAGAATAATGAACAGTTTGCACTGAACGATGTACGATTTGCACAAAACGACAAAGGTTTGCACGAAATACTCAAGGGTTTGCAGGAAATTCAAACAAGTTACAAActtattttgactgcggatcaCTCAGATTAAGACTtgtggcgggtgtgactggttaTCGGGGAATGTTTACTGCTTCTATGCACCTgaccccatctctggtatatccaggggtctgtgtttgcaaGTGCTCTCAATCTTTTATTCTTTTTAGgatttctgagattgatcactgttcgttatattcacttttgtTCACAATACGTTTATATGAAACGGTCTATACGTTTAGCCTTTGTAGGATGCGGTAGGCGTGGTCTGCAAACTGTGACTGCACattgttttgattttatttgatatttagcCTTCCCCGTATTTCTATACCTGCGTTGGCAGCGCTCCAGTAAGAgtgaatagataaataaatttaaagaaacgCTCTTCTCAGTACTACGAATACATGAAAGTAGAAATAATTAATAACACATACAAAAAAGAAATACtaatgataaaacaaatttaaacaaagaccccccccccccccaatgtatgtatcattttaaaagtatttttctgaaaatgacATGCTGTCTGAAATGACGCTAATATACTCCTTTACTCGGTACAGAGTGTCGGGGAAAATCTTTGATATTGagatacatttgatattttgtaattgtTCTTCTGACATCGGTAAGCTGTAAAGTGTGTCACCGAGGGCTTCAGTGCACTATTACTGCAGGGTAGATACACAGGGGCGTGTACTCGATGTTTGCAGTATTATAGAGGATCAAATATAGAACGAAAGGTACATCGCAGTTTCACACCctgcagatacatgtatattaaaaagtAATTTGGGAATTTATTTAAGGTCtttattgcaaaaaaaaaaaaaaaaaaaaaaaaatcatttaaatgaaCTTGATCTAAATGAGGTATTTCAATGTATGATTCATACTagtgcattttcaaaaaaaatcaagttaacactcaaattttcacaaaatgataattaaaaaacTAAATGGGAAACCATGCAAGTCATTGAACTATACTGCACTTGAGATGGgtttatactatatatataaaaaaagattAATTATAACTTTTCTCATTAGATAGTTTTTTGTGATAAACTCTAGCTCGGATACAGACACTTTCCGACCCCATTTCCAATCGACATAACAGAGAAGACTTTTCCCTATTGTATACCTTTCTAAGGGTATGATCGTCTCTGCTTTGCTCGGACAGTTCTTGTACAGAACGGTATTCTGAACAATTTGCATTGAACACGGTCTAGTTTGCATGGAACAATAATCGATTTGCATGAACCACAACACGGGTCGCTTTTGGATGTGCTTTAGCACGCCACAGGATGGTGCATatatagacttgctcaagtctctatgttggttttattactttatcatttccgcggtggccgagaggttagagcgttcgccccgcatgcggaaggcgggagtttgaatcccggccgcgacaaacctaagtcgttaaaacaggtagtgacagttccatcgccaaacgctaggcatcaggtgtgaatgtcacggttcctcagagatgaccttaaaaacggatgacccgtgtcacagtaggtgtggcacgctaaagaaccctcactgctcaatgaccttaagcgccgagcataggcctaaatttgaagcctttcaccggtcttggtgacgtttccatttgtgtgaaaaattctcgagcgagacgttaagcaagatacaatcaatcaatcgtccAAATACTGTGTTTCAAAAGTCTAATTATCTActctctaccatacttaaaTGTCACCAAACCTGGCAGAGAACATGGGAGAGAGCAGagaaacacagtaaaatttggatgaaatgataatgtaataaatacagcatagagacttgagcaagtctatgAGACATGGTATACGTGAATATACAGTAAGGAGTCTCCGATGTTTGGcattaaaaagtattaaagagggcactgattattaaacatagactTGAGTAAGTCTAGTGCATATAGTGAACTCATATTTATAGAAATACTACTGCGTTCTGTGTTTATATTGCCCTGGTTTGTCGATAGAAAATATCACAGCTATTAGCATGATTACATATATGTTACGGACGCTCGAGATAAGGTTTAATTATGTGGCAACATGTTATGTAGAGAGGAATGGGGGTAACCTCGGGTCAGGGACTCCCCTACAATAACAAACACTAAATCTACCTGTTACCCACAGTCACGACCGACCTTTATTAACAGTACTATCGCACGTACATCTGAATTAAATGTTGTAGTATTGTTCGTGCCGTCATCAGTAAGTAATGTTAATGCATGTCGTAATTCATAAATAACAATATGGACTGATtattgtcccccccccccccccaaagaagaTCAATAGCGCTGTGTTATGCCTCCTGTATTGATGTACTGTGATTTTACGGGTTAAAAGTTTTGTGGTGTTGAGTTAAAGGATTTGTGTCAACTCCACATCTACTCCGCCTCACTAAGTTATTAACTCCAAAAAACCAAAGAATGATCATGAGATCTATTGAGTTCATGTTTTTTCCCCAACTTCATCTAAACGAAttgtaatatttcaaaactctatgttttacaaaataaattacaaCCAGGAACGCTATTCGCAATCTCTTAAATGTTGTACTTTTTAGAAACAAATGCAAATAACAATCTATCTTGCATTTTTGGTTGATGACTTCAATGAATTATTTCCTTCATGTAAGGTTATAGCAAAAACACCACACACCAGTCTTCTATAACAAGCAGACTGCACTAAAACAATTCATTGGTAAATTTAAACACTCAAagagatatttatttttaaagctcACCTGAGACAAATGCTGTTTAACCCATGAGATGACTTGCAGTGTGTATCATGGTATGATTTTTATAATGTGAGATGCAGCTTGAAAtcctttgaaataattttatcaaatcTGAACCCAAGTATCCTTAAAGTTGGGGCTATATGATATACTGAAAAGGAGGAGATGTTTCTAGGTAAAGgagaataaaaacaaatagaaataaatttggTCAAGACATCGCCCTTGGGTACaggtaattttaaaatgaagttgACATTAttctatatgcatgtatatttaaatatcttttttacaATTCCATTCAATAGAAATCATCCAAAGGCTCAGAATAATTGTATTTATGatcttttaagtttattatatgGCATTTGACCTCTTCAAAACCTTTAGATATTATATTGATTATGAACCCCCGTAAACACATTATACTTTATATGTAGATTTACCCAGATGAGCGTTTATGCCGATATTCATAGTGTTATACTAAGTATTTTTGCGAGGTGTTATAAGGGCAATTTGCATCGACATCCATGAAAATTTATAATCATAGATTTTTATTAGGTTTTCAAGCATACTGTAGAAGACCCCCAGATATTCTTTATTACTGTTCACaatttcattgggtcaaatgctgtctgtcgtgtttcataccgattgttaagccgtttttggcacactgatttcgactgcggataactccgtttacctgatcaggatatagggctcacggcgggtgtgaccggtcaacaagggatgcttactcctacaaggcacctggtcccaccttgggtgtgtccaggggtccgtgtttgcccaactatctattttgtagtgcttataggagttatgagattgatcactgttcgttatcttcatcttgatATACTAACTAAATCAGTCTAAATGTGAAGTTATACAACAGCTCATATTAACAATATAATATAGATTATATACCATTGTTACACTTGTTTTCCATGTGTATGAAGTGTAAAGATCACTGACgtgtatttttttcaattgtAGGTAAAACATACCCAAGACAACTTTCCCACGTCAAACGCGTTTATTTTGATCACCTGCATGCAAGTCACATCCGGTGTTGGTAGATTATTATTTGGAAAATTGGCGGATTTGGAATGGGTGAACCGAATTTACATGCAGCAGACCGCTTTCGTGGTGATGGGTGTAGTAACAGCATGCATTCCTTTCTCGGCCAGTTTCGAAGGATTGATAGCTATTTGTCTTATTTTGGGAATCTGCGATGGGATATTTGTATGCTTGCTAGGACCTATTGCATTTGACATCGTTGGTCCCATGGAAGCATCACAAGCTATTGGTTTTATGCTTGGCGGGTTTTCTATTCCATTTACTGTTGGTCCTCCAATTGCAGGTGAGgaattattttgtttgaaatatatgataatgttattgtaatttaaatttcaatatattggtGATGTAAACTTGCTAAAACACTTTAAGTTGCAAATCAGTTCCCTACAAAAATGCAATTAGTACAGTTTTCCAATAGGAGTCTTTATGAGTACATTTTCCATATTCTGTTAATTAGGTGCCTTTCTTCTGATGATCAGATATGGCGATGGATAAGAAATCGTTCTTGTGATGTTTAGTAACAATTTTAGTATTGGTCTAGGTCACGTCATCCACATTGGACTCTTATCGTCAATGGTCGTTGCATTACCTTGTTGTTAGTCCACTAGCTCTGTAACCAAGAGGTATGGGTTCTTAGAGGTAACACCGTGTTTAACCTAAGACAAGTGAAATACCAGTATACATATTTCTTCCACTAACACTCGGTATAATATGAGAAAATCAAGAGTTTACAGACTTTCAGACCTAATAAACGGAGGTTCcatgtatgcgttggttgtGTGAATTCACCCAAAACTGGTGATGTCTCTCTATGAGTGAAACTAATCCTCAATAGGGAATAAACTAAACACAATGTATACAAATGAAAACCCACAAACACCTAATTCATTGAAGGGTCTACAACTCTGCCTTTCTATGTATAGATATTCGTCTTGAGGACCACAAAGTGCGTTTTGTCAATACGAGGTACAAAATTATTATGTAGTGTAGAGTTATTTTTGGTTAATTATAGTCACAATAaagtttcaatgttttaaaagaattgaatcAATTGTATTGCTAAAACGTTACATGACCAGTGCAAGGCCAGTATTTGTTCATCATCTCGTAAATGTTTATCAATAAAAAATCATTACCCAGTGCTCTGTTGAGGGAAGTGACCTATATCTATCTCGGGATATTTCCAGTGATATGTCACATGACCACCTCCCAAATCCATATGATTCAAAGACGTTTTTTAAGCTCTGTGTCCCATCCAATGCAACCTAACACTGAGACTATTGATGGCCATTTCTGACATCTACGAAGATCATTTCTGTGATAGGAACAAGACATCGCTTTAGAGGAAATTAATGTGTTGCATCCTTTGAAAATCTCTTTTTCCGAGAACATTTCGATGAGTTGTTCAATGATGATGTTATTTATGTTACTGATTTATCTGCTAGATCTTCAGGAGTGGAGCAATTTTCTCAAGAGTTGGAATAACGACAAGGCTACAAATCTGTCAGTACTCTAGCATTGCGTCTCTTCCTGTATCATACTTCTAACTATTCAGTATGTTTGTTAGATTTGTTTACGGCAACTATCACTCCTcagaagaaatatatatatttatttatttatatatacatctatatatatcgtatatatatatatatatatatatatatatatatatatatatatagataaatagatagatagatagatagatatataaaccatttgaagaaaaagaaaagttcACGAATGTTGCTTTACTATTTGAAACATACAGTCCAGTCTGAACTCATAACACAGAGGTTATGTACTTGTAGAATAATAACGAATATATATAGACGTTTAGCTACTTTTAGAAGCATGTACTTTCAATATTATTTgctcccgtgggaatccggattagaatagacCCTCCGTACTACATGCTTGTCTTAGGAGGTAACTAAACGGGGacgtccttcggatgagactgcaaaaaatcgaggacccgtgtcacagcaggtgtggcacgataaagacacATCTCTGCCCAAACGCCGTAAGCGGCGAgtacaggcctaaattttgcagccattcaccggtAAATGTGacgactccatatgagtgaaaaattctctgataggacgttaaacaatatacaatcaatcaatcagtatgATTTACACTGTTTAATAATCATGTATCGGAAAGCCTTAGATTGCATCAAGACAAccttatgtaaatatttttatcaatttaatAAACACAGTGTCATTTTTTCCTGATTTTCAGGTTTATTATACGATAAACTACACACGTATGAAGTGGCGTTTGTGGCTGCGGGCGTGCCTCCTATTGTGGGTGCCATTATGATGTGTTTAATTCCAAGGGTCAAGCAGGTAGGGCTATTCAAAGTTGATGGAATTATTGTTATCCATTTTAAGCCATCTTCTAAACCAGACTATCCAACGATTTAATGATCGCCAAGGGTTCATGAGTTGTAGAATATAAAGATTGTGCATTCAAAGGAATCTCTTGCGTATTACGTACAGCATGCAGCGTTTGATGTCGcatttatatatgtgtatttcagAGTTATCCTGCAGTGACAGAAACGCATACGTTTGCCTCTTTCTCAATGTTAGATGTTTATCACGCCAGTACCAGCAGATCAGGTATGCGGTTCATTGAGTGTCGATTCATGCATCATTCCTTGCACCCAGAGTCTTACTTATTAAGCTTTCTTAAAATAACCACAATGATGACGTTGCTAtgtgttttcttcttttcaaattGTACATAACATTTCACACTGAAAATCGCCCAAGTTCCATATTTAGAAAATTCATGCATGAAAGGTGATTTtgttaataaattacgtcgtaaatTACTTTAAGGTAGTTAAACATGCACTCAAATCAGCCATATTTTGACAGCTCAATTAAATCAACTTAACCAAGTGAACGGAGTGAACCCACATCAAGGTACGACGTCGGAACTAGAGGTTGTACGAATAGTAGAACTCCCGGACCCGAAAGACCTCGAAGGTACGAGGCTTCTAGACTCGCAGAACAACGATATTAAATATAGAAGAAACAATTCTGGAAGTTCTAATGTGAGCGAAAGTGATATGTCACAACGAGATTCGGAATCACTTTTGGGTACGGACACCAGTTGATTAACTCCATTGTTTTGGAAGTGACGGTTATtgttcttttgttttatatgtacccTGGTCATTAGATGTGCATGGTATTCCTTTCGTGCATGTAAAAGGGTTTGTAATGTAGTAGATTGTGTGTATATACCCAGAGCGTCTCGAATCGCTAAGAACGTACTTTTAGCCGAAAATAATGGAAATCATCCTAGGTTTTTAACGTTGTTTGcaagaaaaagaaagattttatGGTTCCATTGTTTCAAGATTGCGTGTTTAATGGGTATCTTGAAGAAAAaaaggggttttttttttgccagAAGCAacgaatatttttatttgagtGTCTCGCTTTATTGTGCAGCAGGTCTGTTGCTAATGTAGATGTTTATATTGTTGTGATTCCTGATGAATGGGTCATGGGAGTTATATTTTGGTTGCTGatagaaatgaaatatgtttaaaatacaTTATGTATTATGTTATTTGAATGAATTAGTTTTGCAGATAACTgactttattttctttttcaaaatttctattttaagcgtgcatatatatatatatatatatatatatatatgtatatacatatatcagaCTATCATTTGAAGAAGAATTAGCTGCTAAAATCACGTGTTTGATTATTGAGGaataatcacacacacacacacacacacacacacacacacacacacacacacacacacacacatatacagtacattgCATTTCATATAAATTGCACTGACATattcttaaattttttgtaattttgatataaaCAGCTATCTGTCTACATATCTATCTAGCTTTCTAGTagatatctatctatctatctatggcGGCGAGATTAACTTTTCTTCCTTTTAGATCAGTCATTATTCAGAATTAAAACGTGCTTACTAAATTGCTAATGCTCTTTTGAATGAAAGATTTGAACAATTAAGatattaataataaatgaagataacgaacagtaatcaatctcataaatcccattgAAATTAGGGCAAACTTGGACACCTGGGCACATCAGAGGtcggaagagtaagcatccactgttgacTGGTCACGCCCACTGtgatcttgatcaggtaaacggagtatgtAACATTAGTATGTGTAGAGCGATCTAACAATTGGTACGAAACACGTGCGAGGGAATTCGACCTatcgacaggttgtattggtaaattagatctcTGCCTTCCtccatttgaaaattgattataCGCATAACTATCGATAAAATATACTAGTATGAAGAGAGAGGTGGAAGACTTCGTGATGtcatttatttcgagtttaTTGGGAAATATCGAGTCGATATCTGAACGAAAAtttgtattgttaatagataaaacgtcatcgctATATCTGAATTTAAGTAAAAGTTCATAGGAAGAATTATCTTAATCTTATTAAggagcttttgaataaattgtgCCTCGTAATAATATAAAATAGGAAATATGGAAGTT
Above is a genomic segment from Ostrea edulis chromosome 3, xbOstEdul1.1, whole genome shotgun sequence containing:
- the LOC125677167 gene encoding monocarboxylate transporter 10-like, which encodes MAKDDEKKELSRIDIEYTSKFVSATDSDQALRKGPQEEEFVPPDGGWGWVVCITSLLTNGTAFSILNTFGIIYVYLIKEYANGDPEISFKTSWVGSVCTGVTFLMCIFASICSDRIGIRPTAFFGAALGVIGLISSAFITQLELLYLTYGILLGTGGGFVYSPSLVILGHYFKKHMGIVNGIVAFGSSIYTIVLSIVLPIVLESLGIKYTFLILGGLYCLPLLGTLTWKPLFHRETSIPELALSKESIVEHVDDCCSWTKEFLNLKIFKNRAYLIWFLGLSVALFGYFVPFVHLVKHTQDNFPTSNAFILITCMQVTSGVGRLLFGKLADLEWVNRIYMQQTAFVVMGVVTACIPFSASFEGLIAICLILGICDGIFVCLLGPIAFDIVGPMEASQAIGFMLGGFSIPFTVGPPIAGLLYDKLHTYEVAFVAAGVPPIVGAIMMCLIPRVKQSYPAVTETHTFASFSMLDVYHASTSRSAQLNQLNQVNGVNPHQGTTSELEVVRIVELPDPKDLEGTRLLDSQNNDIKYRRNNSGSSNVSESDMSQRDSESLLGTDTS